From one Chloroflexota bacterium genomic stretch:
- a CDS encoding nucleoside recognition domain-containing protein, translating to MSDTINTYTPDTILDTARSMRWEMGTDYHQTLMEDLYSDAATIAGRAVTRPDQKPRFDLDHTIDRLVTSRLFGFPIMILLFTVIFWLTISGANVPSAMLADLLIGTIYPWLHEVANAIGMPWWLSGFLIDGMYLATAWVVSVMLPPMAIFFPLFTLLEDFGYLPRVAFNLDNIFRKSGAHGKQSLSMMMGFGCNAAGVISTRIIDSPRERLVAIITNNFSLCNGRWPTQILVATLFIGALVPAHVAGLVSALAVVGIAALGILLTFVLSWSLSRGVLKGEASTYSLELPPYRPPRILQTLYTSIIDRTIPVLWRAILFALPAGAVIWLISNVTVGGTSIAEYMIDFLNPLGLLLGLNGVILVAFIVAIPANEIVIPTILMLTVLVSGFSGAGAGAGVMFELDSAVQTKAVLVAGGWTLLTAISVMLFSLIHNPCSTTIYTIFKETGSKRWTTVSALLPLALGFLVTFVVAQVWRLLGGV from the coding sequence ATGAGTGATACAATCAATACCTATACACCTGACACCATACTCGATACCGCGCGATCGATGCGCTGGGAGATGGGAACTGACTATCATCAGACGTTGATGGAGGATCTTTACAGCGATGCCGCCACCATTGCCGGCCGGGCAGTAACCCGGCCCGATCAGAAGCCCCGCTTCGATCTGGATCATACCATAGATCGCCTGGTCACCAGCCGGCTCTTCGGCTTTCCGATCATGATCCTGCTGTTTACCGTGATATTCTGGCTTACGATCAGTGGCGCCAATGTGCCTTCGGCCATGCTCGCCGATCTGTTGATTGGCACGATTTATCCCTGGCTGCACGAAGTTGCCAATGCCATCGGAATGCCCTGGTGGTTGAGCGGTTTTCTCATCGACGGCATGTACCTGGCGACAGCCTGGGTCGTAAGCGTGATGCTTCCCCCGATGGCTATATTCTTCCCGTTGTTTACGCTGTTGGAGGACTTCGGCTATCTGCCGAGGGTGGCTTTCAATCTGGACAACATTTTTCGCAAGTCGGGCGCCCACGGCAAACAGTCGTTGAGCATGATGATGGGCTTTGGCTGCAACGCCGCGGGGGTGATCTCAACCCGCATCATCGATAGTCCCCGGGAACGACTGGTGGCGATTATCACCAACAACTTTTCCCTCTGCAACGGGCGGTGGCCTACCCAAATTCTGGTTGCCACGCTGTTCATCGGTGCACTGGTGCCGGCCCACGTGGCCGGGCTGGTGTCGGCGCTGGCGGTGGTGGGGATTGCCGCTCTGGGCATTCTTTTGACCTTTGTGCTTTCGTGGAGCCTCTCCCGCGGCGTGCTGAAGGGAGAAGCCTCCACCTACAGCCTGGAGTTGCCCCCCTACCGGCCACCACGGATATTGCAGACGCTGTATACCTCGATCATCGACCGCACGATCCCTGTCCTCTGGCGCGCCATTCTGTTTGCACTGCCGGCCGGCGCCGTCATATGGCTGATCTCCAACGTCACCGTCGGCGGAACGTCAATCGCCGAATACATGATCGATTTCTTGAATCCGTTGGGATTGCTTCTCGGCCTGAACGGGGTCATCCTTGTGGCCTTTATCGTCGCCATTCCGGCCAATGAAATCGTCATTCCCACGATTCTCATGCTGACTGTGTTGGTGTCTGGCTTTTCCGGAGCGGGAGCGGGCGCCGGGGTAATGTTCGAACTGGATTCGGCCGTGCAAACCAAGGCCGTGTTAGTCGCCGGCGGCTGGACATTGTTAACAGCGATCAGCGTCATGTTGTTCAGTCTGATCCACAACCCTTGCAGCACGACGATCTACACCATCTTCAAGGAAACGGGAAGTAAAAGATGGACGACTGTGTCGGCGCTGCTGCCGCTGGCTCTGGGGTTTCTGGTGACTTTTGTGGTGGCCCAGGTGTGGCGTTTGTTGGGTGGGGTCTGA
- a CDS encoding metal-dependent transcriptional regulator, whose product MYPTSVSAVHQDYLKAIYMLGASGQEASNSAIAEAMAVAPASATNMVKRLAEMDLIEYRPYRGVRLTPVGEQVALETIRHHRLLELFLHEVLEIPWEKVHAEAEKLEHAISEEVEEAIARKLGYPSFDPHGDPIPARDGSKALVADVLLSELPPNRPAFVTRVLIQEEERLRYLGDLGITPGASLTVVDRVPFEGPLIVRIGGRSHVLAFEMAEHLRVAERAN is encoded by the coding sequence ATGTATCCTACTTCGGTTTCCGCGGTACACCAGGACTATCTCAAGGCCATTTACATGCTTGGAGCGAGTGGTCAAGAGGCTTCCAACTCAGCTATTGCTGAGGCAATGGCGGTGGCGCCCGCGTCCGCGACCAATATGGTCAAGCGGTTGGCTGAGATGGACCTTATTGAATATCGCCCCTATCGGGGTGTTCGCCTGACGCCTGTGGGAGAACAGGTAGCTCTGGAGACGATCCGGCATCATCGTTTGCTCGAGCTTTTTTTGCACGAGGTCCTGGAGATACCCTGGGAAAAAGTGCATGCGGAGGCCGAGAAGCTGGAGCATGCCATTAGTGAAGAGGTGGAAGAAGCAATTGCCCGCAAGCTGGGCTATCCCAGCTTCGACCCTCACGGTGATCCCATTCCTGCCCGGGATGGTTCCAAGGCATTGGTTGCCGATGTCTTGCTCTCGGAGCTCCCACCGAATCGCCCTGCCTTTGTGACGCGCGTCCTGATTCAGGAGGAAGAGCGATTGCGTTATCTGGGTGATCTGGGAATCACGCCGGGTGCCAGCCTCACCGTCGTCGATCGGGTACCTTTTGAGGGCCCGTTGATCGTGAGAATTGGCGGGCGAAGTCATGTGCTGGCCTTTGAGATGGCGGAACATCTGCGGGTGGCCGAACGGGCCAACTGA
- a CDS encoding metal-dependent transcriptional regulator: MYDPLIALAIAGILAGVLAVLFWPERGVVSRWRRTQRMTERVLIEDALKCIHKSEMRGQVPTVDSIAGGIQVPRDTVAGILEMMQDLGLVETGEGEIRLTPEGRDAALRIIRAHRLFEQYLADRTSYDESEWHERAERYEHALQLDDIDALSASLGNPTHDPHGDPIPDSTGDFVAHGGLSLASMSADTMVQIVHIEDEPDTVYAQLVAEGLYPGMDALITEISPRRIRFWANGEEHVLAPLLAGNISVVPLVHEARASDLPADRGQTMAILELGERGEVTALSPRIRGAERRRLMDLGLLPGTIVTAELRSPGGDPTAYRIRDALIALREDQAEQISVNRLPEVA, encoded by the coding sequence ATGTATGATCCCTTGATCGCTCTGGCAATCGCTGGCATCCTGGCTGGTGTGCTGGCGGTGCTCTTCTGGCCTGAACGAGGCGTGGTGAGCCGCTGGCGGCGTACCCAGCGGATGACGGAGCGTGTTCTTATCGAGGATGCTCTCAAATGCATCCATAAGAGTGAAATGCGGGGCCAGGTGCCAACGGTCGACAGTATTGCCGGGGGGATTCAAGTTCCACGAGACACTGTGGCCGGAATCCTGGAAATGATGCAAGACCTTGGCCTGGTTGAAACCGGCGAGGGCGAGATACGACTGACGCCTGAGGGCCGGGATGCGGCATTGCGTATCATCCGGGCCCATCGTCTTTTTGAGCAGTACCTGGCTGACCGCACCAGCTACGACGAGTCTGAGTGGCATGAACGTGCCGAGCGTTATGAACACGCGCTGCAGCTCGATGATATCGATGCCCTGTCTGCAAGCCTGGGCAATCCGACCCACGATCCCCATGGCGACCCGATACCCGACTCCACCGGCGATTTTGTCGCCCACGGAGGGTTGTCCCTGGCCAGCATGTCAGCTGATACCATGGTTCAGATCGTTCACATCGAGGATGAGCCGGATACGGTGTACGCCCAGCTGGTTGCAGAAGGTTTATATCCGGGCATGGACGCGTTGATCACAGAGATTTCGCCCCGGCGAATCCGTTTCTGGGCCAATGGTGAGGAACATGTATTGGCACCCTTGCTGGCCGGCAACATTTCAGTTGTGCCCCTGGTGCATGAGGCGCGGGCCAGCGATTTGCCGGCCGACAGAGGCCAAACGATGGCGATTCTCGAACTCGGCGAACGAGGAGAGGTCACTGCGCTATCCCCTCGCATACGGGGTGCGGAGCGTCGCCGGCTTATGGATCTGGGATTGCTGCCAGGAACCATTGTGACCGCAGAACTAAGAAGCCCGGGGGGCGATCCAACCGCATACCGCATTCGGGATGCGCTGATCGCTCTGCGGGAGGACCAGGCAGAGCAAATCAGTGTCAATAGACTGCCGGAGGTTGCCTGA
- a CDS encoding FeoB small GTPase domain-containing protein, whose product MAENENGKNLKPTGADRSVMWLEEVERLSSEDQPEASPDVTITIQPIPESSGGCESCAVHNAANLHKLGVDMEDWDYVVALAGNPNVGKSTVFNALTGLRQHTGNWPGKTVARAEGGYEYGGDRYKLVDLPGTYSLLATSMDEEVARDFILFGQPDVTLVVVDATRLERNLNLVLQVSEITDRVVIALNLIDEARRHGLTIDHRRLARDLGVPVVPIAARSRENLDALLQAIAEVATGKTVGKPHRVKGKSRELQNAVTELASQIEAVYPGLPNARWVALRLLDGDQRIIDAIQRGELGDLTHGDAEQRVQELNLTLEPAR is encoded by the coding sequence ATGGCTGAAAACGAAAATGGCAAGAACTTGAAACCAACTGGGGCGGATCGATCTGTCATGTGGCTTGAGGAGGTTGAGCGATTATCAAGCGAGGATCAACCCGAAGCGTCGCCTGATGTGACCATCACGATCCAACCCATTCCCGAGAGTTCGGGGGGGTGCGAAAGTTGTGCCGTACACAATGCTGCCAACCTGCACAAGTTGGGTGTGGACATGGAGGACTGGGATTACGTTGTCGCTCTGGCGGGCAATCCCAACGTGGGAAAGAGTACTGTATTCAATGCTCTGACAGGTCTGCGCCAACACACCGGCAATTGGCCGGGCAAAACAGTCGCCCGCGCCGAAGGGGGATACGAGTATGGCGGCGATCGCTACAAACTGGTCGATCTGCCTGGCACCTATTCCCTGTTGGCCACCAGCATGGACGAGGAAGTGGCCCGGGACTTCATCCTCTTTGGCCAACCTGACGTTACCCTGGTGGTTGTCGATGCCACGCGGCTTGAACGCAATCTGAACCTTGTGCTACAGGTGTCGGAGATCACCGACCGCGTCGTGATTGCCCTCAATTTGATCGATGAGGCCCGTCGTCATGGTCTCACCATCGACCACCGGCGCCTGGCTCGAGATCTGGGGGTACCTGTGGTGCCAATTGCGGCCCGCAGTCGGGAAAATCTTGATGCCCTCTTACAGGCCATTGCCGAGGTTGCAACGGGAAAAACTGTGGGCAAACCGCATCGGGTCAAGGGGAAGTCTCGCGAGCTGCAAAATGCGGTTACGGAATTGGCAAGCCAGATCGAAGCTGTCTACCCGGGATTGCCCAACGCCCGCTGGGTTGCGCTACGTTTGCTGGACGGCGACCAGCGAATCATCGATGCGATCCAACGGGGGGAGTTGGGTGATCTGACCCATGGCGACGCGGAACAACGGGTCCAGGAACTGAACCTGACTCTGGAGCCTGCCAGATGA
- a CDS encoding HIT domain-containing protein — protein MAPKTEACVFCEKIVNGDDQAEHVLFRGQTAYLALNRYPYNNGHLLVLPYAHVPSLENLPPETLQEMMLLVNKGLSALRLAMAPDGFNVGANLGELAGAGIKDHVHLHVVPRWRADTNFMTAVAETRTIPESLDQTYARLLGALAALSKKPKNLRNLDQEVPTID, from the coding sequence TTGGCTCCAAAAACAGAAGCTTGTGTGTTTTGCGAGAAAATTGTTAATGGTGATGATCAGGCGGAACACGTTTTGTTCCGCGGGCAAACAGCATACCTGGCGCTGAATCGTTACCCGTATAACAATGGCCACTTGCTGGTACTTCCCTACGCCCACGTACCAAGTCTGGAAAATCTGCCTCCGGAAACCCTTCAAGAGATGATGCTCCTGGTCAACAAGGGACTGTCCGCACTGCGGCTTGCCATGGCCCCCGACGGTTTCAACGTGGGTGCCAACCTGGGCGAGCTGGCTGGTGCAGGCATTAAGGACCACGTGCATTTGCATGTGGTGCCGCGCTGGCGTGCCGATACCAATTTCATGACCGCGGTTGCCGAAACCCGAACCATTCCAGAGTCGCTGGATCAGACCTATGCCCGCCTGCTGGGCGCTCTGGCGGCCCTATCAAAAAAGCCAAAGAACCTACGGAATCTCGATCAGGAGGTGCCCACAATAGATTGA